A window of Mycolicibacterium madagascariense genomic DNA:
GAGGGTGCCGTGGCCCTGCCCGGGTGCCACGTGTGCGTCGATGACGTCGCCGAGCGCGCAGGCGCGTGCGACGGCCGTCGCCGTCCATTGCGGCAGCACGATCGGATCGGCGTCGCCGTAACCGACCAGCATCGGGGCCGACGCCGGCCGGCGGGGTAGCACGTCGGCGCCGAACCACTGCCGCAGTCGGTCGGCCGCCTGCGGGGACGACGGCATGAAGTCCGATGCCGGTGCGCCCTGGGCGATGATGCCGCGCTGCGAGGAGTTCTCGCCCTCGCAGCCGATGAAGGCGTCGACGCTGCGCGCCATGACTCCGTGCAGATAGTCGTCGAGATCGAGCTCGGGGTGCCGCACCTGAAGGCCCTTCAGGACCATCGGCACGAGGACCTTCTGTTCGACGGTGAGAGTGCCCGCCTGCATGGCGTCCACCAGCGGACGCAGGTCCGTGGCCGGGGCGATGCTCATCGTGCCGACCAGCCGCAGCCCTCGGCCGTACTCGGCCGCCTCTTCGTTGGCGGCCCAGACCGCCTGTCCACCTTGGGATACGCCGTACCCGACCCAGGTATCGGAGGTCTCCGGCACCACCGCCCGCGCTGCCCGCACGGCGTCGATGACGTCGTTGGCCTCGGTGGTCGGGTCGAGGTAGGGGTGCGGGCCCGGGGTTCCGAGACCCTGGTAGTCGGTCATGACGACGACGTAGCCGAAGGTGAGGAATTGGGCGATGGTGCCCGCGTTGCCCATCAACCCCGGATAGGACGACGGCGCGCACTCGCTGTCCAGGCCGACGGTCGGGTGTCCGATGGATGCGATCGGCCAACCACCCTGCGGCGCAGTGCCCTTCGGCACGAAGAGGACCCCGGACACCGTGGTGGGCGATCCGTCGATGCCCGACGTCGAGCCGTAACGGATCTTCACGGCACGGTCGGCGACCTGCTGCACCACCGAGTAGGTGGCCAGGGGGATCGGCTCCTCGGCCAATCGGCCCGGGGCGAAAGTGGTTGGGGCACCTGATGAATGGCCGGCCGTCGACGAGCAGGCCACCGGAGCCCACGCGACGACGACGGCGGCGACGCCTGCGAGGAGTCGACGCGGCCACGTCGCCCTCGCCGGAGAACGCGTCACCGCGACGGGGTCTGCAGGGTCGCGACCGGGTCGTCGCACATCATGTTCAGGGCACGTGCCACCACCGCCGGCTCGACCATCGCGCCGCAGAACGATGCCGTGAACGTCCGTCCGCCCGCCAGCTCGCTCACCAGGAGGGACACCGCGTCGGGCCCCGCGGGTTCGAGATAGGCCGCGAGCTGTGGGGGAGCCCCCGGCGCCCAGACGGTGTCGCCGAACATCCCGAGGCGGCCGAGGTCGCTCACCGCGACCCTGAGGCGGTCGGGCACCGTCACCGTGGTGGCCGGTTCGTCCGCACCGACGCGGGCGGGCACCGCCGCCTTCAGCTCGGCCATGCCGAGGATCGCGATGGGCCAGCCGGAGTCGATCACCTCGCGGATCGTGTCACCGACGACGGCGGGCGTCTGAGGCCGCGGGACCCACAGCGGAAGGGCGACGGCGAAGTTGCCCTGGTCGAATCGATGACGGGGGTCCAGGTAGCGGCGGCAGTTGACCAGCACGGTGATGCGGTCGTCGACCACCGCCCCGGCCGCGCGCAGCGCCGCCATCCAGGACGCGACCGTGACCGCCGCAGGGCTCGCGCCGCCGGCGTGCTCGCGCGCCCACGTGCGCAACGCGGTGACGCACTGCGGTGGCATGTAGGCGGTGCGGCTCTGCTTGTCGAGATTCGACGGGTCGACGACGCGCGTGCCCACGGCCTCGTCGTCGCCGGCCCGTCCGTGGCGCCGGCGCAGCCGCAGGAGGTCTCGCGCGGCACGCGGATGCGCCCGGTAGTGCCGTCGCAGGGCGGACCACACGGCCGTGCGCGGCAGTCCCCGCGCCAGCGCGCTCGCCCGGACGGCATCGGGTTCGGCGGACAGCGCGGCCAGCATCGTCACGCCGAGCTGGCCGTCGCCCATGCCGTGGGAGTAGTCCACCGCTAGATAGTCCCCGCTGATGAGCACGTTGAGCGGGCCCTGGCCGAAGGGTGGGAGGGGCCGACCCCCGGTGTCGGTGAGCAGGCGGCCGATATCGGCGGTGCCGTCCCAGCGCTGCACGATCGCACGGTCGTCGACACCGGATGGGTATGACCACGAACGACTTTCGCGGTCGGGCCACAGGGCGGGACGGGCGTCGGGCGCCGCGGCCAGGATGGCCCGCAGGTTGGCCGCGACGCGGTCCTCGTCGAGGCCCGCGACCGGTCCGACGACGGCGACGGTGCGTTCCCCGGCCAGGGCCCGGTCCAGAGCGGTCGGTCGGTACCGCGGCGCGGCGTCAGACGGCGGCATCGACGACTTCTTGCATGCGTCGCCGAAAGTTGGCCCTGGAGAAGCCTTCTGCCCATTGTCGGATGGCCACGGGGTCGAACCGTGCCGCGTCGAACGACCGCATCGCGGCGGCGAATCCGTCGACGATCTCCTGGTCGCTGCCGAACGCGACGTGCAGGCCGGTCGTGCCCGGAATGACCGAGTCGATCGCACCGCCCTGACCCAGGGCGATGACCGGGGTGCCCGTCGCCATGGACTCCACCGGCACGATGCCGAAGTCCTCGACACCGGGCATCAGCAGTGCCCGCGTCCGGCGGTGCAGCGACAGCAACTCATCGTGGGCGACGCGACCGAGGAACGTCGTCTTCGGCCCGGCGACCTCGCGACACTGCTTCATCGAACGACCGTCACCCGCGACGACGAGCGGCACGTCGGCGGCGGCCGCGGCCCGGATGGCCAGATCGGGCCGCTTGTACGGAACCAGTCGCCCGGCCAGCAGGAAGAAGTCCTCCCGGTCGATCGACGGGTCGGGGGTGAAACCCTCGGTGTCGACCGGCGGCGGCACGACCACGGCGTCGCGGTGCCACCAGTCGGTGATGCGACGCGCCACCGCGGTGGAGTTGGCGACGATCGTCCGCAGTCGTGGCGCGGCCCTGGTCTCCCCGCGCTTGGCGATCACCGACAGCATCGTCAGGATGGCCTCACCCGCTCGGCCGCCACCCTCTCCGGCCCGCAGCGAGGGGTCCCACGCCCACCTCGCCGGACTGTGCACGTACGCGATGACCGGAACGGTGGTCGCGAGGGCCGCCTGCGTCGCGAATGCGTGATGGCTCGCGATGACCGCGTCCACCTCGCCGAATCGCACGTGGCGGAACGCATGTGGCATCAGCGGCATCAGGGGCGCATAGGACTTCTCGTGCAGCACGCCGTGGTAGAGGGCGTCGAGGCGGGTGGTCCGCGGCGGCCGGGTGAGGCCACCCGGAATGCCCTCCGGACGAGCGATCGACGTGTGCACCTCGGCTTCGGGCCACTGCAGCGCGAGCTGCTCGACGACGTGTTCGGAGCCGGCCACCTCGGTGAGCCGCTCGTGGACGATGGCGATCCGGCTAACGGGCATGGTCGTCGAGTGGTAGGGACGGCTGCGCGGCGGACGTCTTCGCCTCCTTCGGTGGCGGGGGAGGAGTCGACCCGTTGTGCCGGGTGCGTCGCATCGGCTGCAGAACCAGGTGCGTGGGGATGCCGAGGTCGTGGAGTCGACGCAGCGCGCGCTCGGCCGCCTTGCGGTCGCTCCCGGCCACCGTGACGATGACGACGGCCGCCGCCACCCGTCCGAGATCCACGGTCTGCCACCACTCGTCCGCCAGCGACATGGGTCGCAGGATGGGGTGCGGAACGCTGCCGGTCCCGTCGGGTGCGACGGTCGATCTCGGGCTTGCGACTTTGTCGCCCAGCAAAACCGCCACCGCGCGCCCGTCGCGTTGGTTCTGGGCCAGGACCGCGGCCGCGACGGGGGAGAGCGTGCCGTCGGCGGTCGTGTCGTCGTCGAAGCGCGCGCGATACCTGTGCGCGACCCGGCGGGCCCACGCGCGGTTGGGCTTCGACCCGACACGGCTGCGCAGGAAGACGATCAGTTCGGCGGTGACGATCCACGTCGCCAGTGCGGCGACCAGAGCCTCGGGCACCGGCTGCGGGCTGACGGGGCTGCGGTCCTGCTCCGGCGTCGAGAGGATCGTCAGTTGGTCGCCACCGGTCTTCTGCAGCGTGGTGAGTTGGGCGCGCAGATCGGACAGTTGGCGGTCGGAATCGGCCTTGGCGGGATCGTCGGGCGCCAGCGTCGCGTTGCGGGCCTCCTCGGCGGTGATCGTCGCCTGGACCTCGTCGGCCTGGCGGCTCACGTCCCGGGCATGGTTGGCGAACGACGCCTGGGCGACGGTGACGAGCATCGACCTGGCGATTTGCGCCGCAACCTCCGGTGAGTTGGCCGTCGCGGTGAAGATCAGCAGCTGTGGCGCCGGTCCCGCCGACAGCTGGACGTGCTGGCGCAGGGTGTTCACGTCCCAGCCGGTGTCGACTTCGGAGAGCACCTGATTGAGGACGTTGGTGTCCTGGGCGAGGCCCATGAACGGGGCGCGCATCTGTTCGACGAACGCATCACCGGGAACCAGTGTCTGCGCGGGGGTGATCTGGCCGACGACGGTGGCGCCGTATTCCTTGGGCACCAGCAGGGTCCGCACTCCGAACACCGCCCCGCCGACCACCAGGGCGACGACGAGTGCGGGCAGCAGAGCGCGACCGAGCTCGCGAAAGTGTCCGGCGAGATCGATCGAGGGAACGTCGCCGCGATGCGCCGGATCGTCGACCGTGGACAACCAGAGCTCCTTCTCGGCAGGGACCGCTGCCCGAACTGGCGGCCGGTCTCGTGAGACAGACGTGGCGAGATCCGATGATATCGGCCGCCCCGCGATGTCACGAGCTAACTGATGATATTCGCTGACGACGTGTCAGCCCGCCCCGGAGGCGAAGCTGCGCACCACCGCGTACGACGGCTTCGGGGAGAGGTCGTGGCGCAGGATTCCGAAGTTCTGCTCGGGGTCCGAGACGTCGGTTCCACTGTCGCGGAGGCTGTAGACGAAGGCGGGTCCGAGCCATGCCACGTCGCGCGCGGCGCGCAACATGATGCGGATCGAGTCGGCCTGCACGGCGTCGCTGACGGCGACCTTGGCCGTCCCCGTCGGGGCCCCGCACTCGGTGATCCAGACGCGCTTGAGGGGATCGCCGCCGTCGACCATCGTGTCGTGCATGTCCCGCAGCCGCAGTGCGGTGTTCCACGAGCTGGTCGAGAGGTCGTTGGGCAGCGCGGGATAGGTGTAGGGGTGGATGCCGAAGGCGTCGAAGTAGCGGTTGGCGCCCGCCCGGTACAGACCCTTCAGGAACGTGGTCGGCGCGATGTCGCTGCCGTTGTCCTCGGCGGGGGCCAGCCCACCGGACACCACGGTCAGATCGGGGCTGACGGCCTTGATGGCGTCGTGGGCCGCGGCCAGCAACGCGCCATAGGTCGCGGCGTCGGGCCGTGGCTTGAAGAACCTGATGGTATTGGGCTCATTCCAGATCTCCCAGACCGACACCTCGTCCCGGTACCGCGTCGCGGTCGCACGGGCAAAGGTGGCGAACGTTTCTGGTCGAGGGGCGAAGTAACTCCCCACCGGCCGTTCCGCCGGGTCCGCGGCCCACGCCGGCGCATAGGCCAGCAGGCCGTGGGCGCACATTCCGAGGGCCCGCACCGCGTGGACCACCCGGTCGACGCGTGACCAGTCCTGCCGTCCCCGTTCGGCTTCGACGTGAGACCAGTCGACGTCGACCCGTACCGCCCAGACTCCCGCGTCGTGTGCGGCGCGCAGCGTGCGCTCGAGGTCGTCGTCCGACATGTCGAGCAGGTCGGTGCCGTCGGACACCCCGACCCGGCCCTTGGCGGACGCGCCCTCGCAGAGCGGCGTGGTCGGCTCGGCGAGCACGCCCCTGGCCAACAGGGTCGCCGCGACGCCGCCGGTCGCCAGGAGGACGATCACCAGGGCGAGGAGCAACGTCGTACGCACGGTGCGAGGGAAGGTCATGAGCGGTCCCGGCCTCAGCCGAGCAGGGTCCGCAGCATCGCGGGCAGCGTCGTACGGAGGTCGTGGTGCTCGGCGACGCGTCGTCGCGCCGTGGTGCTGAGCGCGCTGCGCACGTCGTCGTCGCGCAGAACGGTGGCGATGGCGTCGGCCAGGGCGACCTCGTCACCGGGAGGGACCAGGAAACCTGCTCCGCCACTGAGGAATTCGGTCGTGCCGCCGTGATCGGTGCCGATCACGGGCAACCCGTGGGACATCGCCTCCAGGACCGAGAGCGGGCCCGCCTCCGGCGAGATGCTCGCCGACACCGCGACGTCCCACCGGCGGAGCGCCGCGCAGGCGTCGACGTGGCCCAGGAAGCGCACCCGTCCCGCCAGATCCGGTCGGGCGGCCCGAGCATGCAGTTCGGCGACGTACCCGACGTCGCCGGGGAAGCTGCCGCCTGCCAGCTCGACCTGGACGCCGGGCAGTCGCGCCACCGCGTCCAGCAGCACGCGGTGCCCCTTCCAGGGCGTGAGGAGCGCCAGCATGCCGACGACGGGCGGGTCATGCAGGTCTGCTCCCGTCAGTCGGGGCACGGGCCAACGAACGCCGTTGTGCGCGACCCGAACCGGGAACCCGAACGCGCGCAGCGGCCGTGCGGTGGCCTCCGAGACGGCGACCGCCACCCGCACCGCGGGCGCGCCGAGGCGCGTGGCGGCCCGCTGCTTGGTGCTGGTGATCGTGTCGTGCACCAGCCAGCCCGCCCCGCGTGGCGGCCGTGCCATGCGGACCGCGGGGAGCGCGAAGAGCGAGTTGACGATCGTCTCGGTGCCTGGCGTCCTCGCGAGGGGAGCCAGGATCCGGGCGGCGGCCCGCCATCTCGCGGCGAGCTGGGCCGCGCCGAGCAGCCGTGCGAACGAGCGTTCACCGCCCATGCCCAGTGCGGGGATGGGCACGTGGGTCGACGCCGCGGGCAGCGCGTCGACCAGGGGTCCCGCCGGGCAGGCCACGATCGCGGCGTATCCCTGGGCCAGCGCCTCGCCGACGAGATCCAGCAGCACCTTCTCGGCGCCGGAGAGTTGCCCCGTCTGGGCGACGAACAGCAGGGTCGAGACGTCGGTCACGGCGACACCGCGTCCGGGTGCGACGTCTCGTCCGCTCTGCCGACCATGCGGACAACGTAGACGAACGGAAGCAGCGCGAGCACCGCCACCACCGACACCACGGGCCACGACCAGGGCCACACCGCGACGACGCGCTGGCCCGCCGCGGCGATCGCCGCCGTCGTGACCACCAGCGCGGCGATCGGCGCGACGGGCAGCAGCCCCTTGACGGGCATGATCCGCTCGATGACGGCCCAGAGCAGCACGACGGTGACCACCCAGGTGACCACGGTCGAGATGGCGGCGCCGTCGTAGGAAAGCCGGGGGATCAGCACCAGGTTGAGTCCGACGTTGAGCGCCAGTCCGAGCAGCGCGATGGCGGGGTAGTAGCGCTGCTTGCCCGCCGACGTCACGAGGAAGATGCCGAGCACGATCAAGGACATCACCGCCGCGCCGACCACGAGCAGCCGCGCCGCGGGCGCCGCCACCGCGAAGCGCTCCCCGTAGAGCAGCCGGATGATCGGGTCCGCCGACGGCCAGAACGCGACGACGCAGATCGCTCCCGCGACCGCGAACGTCATTGCGGCCGAACGGGATCGCTGCCGGAAGACGTCGAGCTTGGTGGGCCATGCGGCGACCAGCAGGGTGCTCACCGGTGCCGCGGCCGCCAGGGAGAACGTATCGATGATGTCGGAGAACTTGTATCCGACCGAGTACTGCCCGACGGCGTCGAAGGTGTCCAGCAGGCTCAGCATCAGGACGTCGATCTTCATCATCGCGATCGTGAGGGCGAGACCGATCGCCAACGGGATCGCCTCCCTGAGCATCGGTCCCCACCGGCGCACGTCGAGATGGCGCGACGGTCGCAGTCCCAACGACCGGTTGCGGAGCCCAATGCCCTTGGCCGTCAACCGAAAGACCTCGTTGAGAACCGCGGGCAGCACGAAGATCAGCAGCGTGGGGGCGAAGACAGCCGCGAGGACCGTGACCGCCAATTGCACGACCTGGCCGAGACTCTCGGCCACGGCGACCAGCAGGAGCCGGTGGCGGCTCTGGTAGAGCACGGACAGGGCGTGACCCGGCGTGGCGAAGACGACCACCAGGCCGGCGAGGGCCGTGGCGGCGACGACCTGTCCCGGGTACCCGAGGACGACGACGTAGCCGACCGCCAGGGCGTAGCCCACCACACCCAGCACGGTGCGCAGGGCGATGAACGACGATGCGGTGCGGGCGATCTCGTCGGGGTCGCCGTCGATCAACCTGGCGAGCACGACCCGTCCGACACCGAGGTCGGTCACGATGGCCATCACGCCGAGCAGGGCGAAGACGAAGCTGAAGCGGCCCCACTCGTCGGCCGACAGCGACCGCGCGACGATGATGCTGCCGACCCACCCCAGTGCGGCGACGACGACCCGGCTGACGAGCACCGTCAGCGTGGCGCGCGCGGCGGCCCTCGGATCCGCGGCGACCTCGCGGTAGTCGGGGGGCGCCTCGATGCCGTCGAACGCGGGATCCTCGCTCATGGCACGACGCCCGCGTCACGGTAGGCCTGCACGGTCTGCTCCGCCGTGCGCCGCCACGTCAGGGCACCCGCGACCGCGAGTGCGTTTGTCACCAGCTCACTGCGGGCGGCCTCGTCGAAGGCGATGGTGCGCAACGCCTTCGACCAGTCCTCGGTCTCGGCGGAATCCACCAGCACGGCGCCGTTGGAGACCACCTGGGGGAGTGCGCCGACCGCGCTGGCCACGACGGCCCCGCCACACGCCATCGCCTCGACGGGCGGCAGCCCGTAACCCTCGTAGTGCGAGGCATAGGCGGTCACCGTGGCGGCCGCATACAGCGACGGTAGGTCCGCGACGTCGATGTACCCGAGGCCGATCGCGGTGCGGGGGGCGGCGGGCCCCTGCGAACCCGCGCCCGCCAGCACGCAGGGCAACCCGATCGACTCGGCGGCGTCTGCGACCAGGTGCACGTTCTTGCGGGGCTCCACGGTGCCCACCTGGATGACGAAGCGGTCGGGCAGGCCGTACTTCCTTCGGGTCCTGGCGACGTCGTCCTCGCTCGGAGGGCGCGCCCACGATGCGGGCGCCAGCTCGACGACCGTCGCCGTCCGCCCGCTGATGGCGTGGATGCGTTCGGCCGTGAACTCCGAAACGGCAAGCAGCAGATCGGCTTTGCGCAGTGTGTAGGCGACCAGTCGGCGCTCGCCGAATGCCCGGAAGCGGCTCGACGCCGACGGCATGTCGTAGACGGACACGTCGTGGACGGTGGCGACGGTGAACGCGGGCGTCGCCAGGGGCAGGTCCACGTCCAAGCCGTGGAACAGCTCGCAGGTGCGGCCCGCGAGCGCGCCGTGGAGTGCGCGGATCGCCCCGCTGGACACCGGCCGGGTCTGAGCCGCCATGCCGCGGGGAAGCTCGCCGACGGCGTCGCGCTGGACGACGGCCGACAGTTCCGCGTCCGGCAGCAGTCCGTTCAGCTCCCTGAGGAGTTCACGGATGTAGGTTTGGACGCCGCTACCGCCAGGCCGTAGGGCGAGTGCTCCAAACGTGATCCGCGTTGCGCCGCTGCGCATCCCACCACCCCCAGGAGTAACCAGAAATAGACGTCGATTGGAAAGATCTCGAAGTAGGTGGCGACCAGACTGGCCGCCATCGCCGCCACGATGGACGCGCTGACTCCCAACGCCAGTGCGCCATCTCGGCCCGGCAGCGCGCGTCCCAACCGCGTCGTCCAGACCAGAGCGACGACGAGCCACAGCAGCACCAGCCACAGCCCGACCGGCCCCAGCTCGAGAAGCATCTTGACGTAGTAGTTGTCGGGTTGATAATTCGTCGACACGCCTCCGATGTGGACGCCCTCGGCGGTCGAGATGCGGTCGGCCGCAGAGCCGCTGGTGCCCAGACCGCGACCGATCGGATGCACCAGGATGCTGCTGATGACGTCACTCCAGCCGGCGCCACGTTCTCCCAGGCTGTTCGAGGACAAGAAGACCTTGGACAGCTCGGGCACGAAGGGGAACACCGCGGCCAGGGTCACGGCACCGAGGCCGAGCGGGAGCAGGAGCGCCCGGAACCGCAGGATCGCCAGCCAGATCATGCCGATCACGAGGCCGAGGATCGCGGCGCGGACGATGGAACTCGCCATGGCCACGACCATGATTGGCGACAGACAGAGAAAGCCGAGATTGCGTCGCCGCGACGGCTCGGCGAGTGCCACCGCGCCGCCGACGAGCAGGGCGATCATCACGTACAGGCCGAACGGGAAGGGGTTGACGAAGGTGCTGAAGGTGCGGAGGAAGCCCCCGGAGGTCCGCACCTGTCGCCCGTACTCGTAACCGAGTCGGATCAAGAAGGCTGGGCCGACGATGATTTGGGCGATCCCCACGAACGAGACGAGCGCGCCCATGCCCATGAGAACGCTCACCAGGTCGTCGCGGTCGCGGTCGTCGAATGGCGCCAGCCACAGCACGGCGATGATGAGGAGGTAGAAGAACGTCACCTTGATGGCGACGAAGCCGAGGAGCCCGATCGTCGCCACGGCGGAGATGCTTCCGACCACCACCCAGAGTGCGACGGCGGGCCACCACGGCAGGTGGAGGGACGGCCTGCGCCAGTGCGGGGTGCGAGTTCGCCTGAGCCACGCGCAGATCAGCACGAACAGGAGCAGCCCCTCCTTCCACGCGGTGACGAAACCGGGCAGGGGAAGGATGGCGAGGACGCCGTGCAGCGGCACCAGCGCCGCGAGGAGGAGCAGACCACGCTGAGGCCTGCGGTAGATCGACACCATCGCCGCGACCGCGACCAGCGCGACGAACACGGCGGCGCCGACGAACAGGACGGTCATCACTCGTCCGCCCGCCATCGATCGGTCGGTGCACCGACGGGCGTCAGTCCTCGGCCCGCTTGAGGACGGCCAGCACGGTGAGGAACAGGATCTTGACGTCGAGCCACAGAGACCAATTCTCGATGTAGTAGTTGTCCCATTCCGCCCGATCGGCGATGGACGTCTGCCCCCGCAATCCGTGTACCTGAGCCCATCCCGTGAGTCCTGCCTTCACCCGGTGGCGTTCACCGTAGCGTCGGATCTGCATCTCGAACAGTTCGACGAACTCGGGCCGTTCCGGCCGCGGACCCACCAGGCTCATGTCCCCGCGCAGGACGTTGAGCAGCTGCGGCAGCTCGTCGAGTGAGGTCTGACGCATGATCTTGCCGATCCGCGTGCGCCGGTCGACGCCCTCCACACCGCCGGGGGCGGCGCCCTCGGTCAGTTCGAAGGCGGCGTCGGACTCCGACGGCGGGCGCATGGAGCGGAACTTCAAGCAGTCGAACACCACTCCGTCGCGGCCAACGCGCTTCTGGCGGAAGAAGATCGGACCCGGTGAGCTCAGACGGACGAGCAGCGCGAGACCGAGGAAGAGCGGTGAGATGAGCAGGAGGCCGAACGCGGTGATGACCCGTCCCAACGCATGCTTGACGGCGAACTGCCAGCCGCGGGGATTCACCTTGGGGAGCACCAGAAGCGGTAGTCCGCCGAGATGTTCGATGCGTGCGTGCGCACCGATCACGTCGTGAACGCGCGGCAGCACCCACACGCGCATGCCGAGGGCGTGGGCGGACCGGATGATCGTCACCAATTCGTCGTCGGACGCGTCGCACTGCGACAGGATCAGATCCTCCGCCCGGGTCGCGGCGGCGACGGCGGGGAAGTCGGACAGCGTGCCGAGGTGCGGCACGTTGGGGTGCAGCCTGGGCGGCGGGGCGTCCCCGTCGCCCGAGTCGGCCGATGCCACGATGCCGACCGGTCGAAGCCCGTACTCCGGCAACTCGATCATCCGGGTGATCAGTTGATGCGCGTAACGGTCGTCACCGACGACGAGCGTCGGCGATGCCGATCCCAGGTGGTTGCGCAGGTAGCGCTGGATCAGCACGCGAGC
This region includes:
- a CDS encoding alpha/beta hydrolase → MTRSPARATWPRRLLAGVAAVVVAWAPVACSSTAGHSSGAPTTFAPGRLAEEPIPLATYSVVQQVADRAVKIRYGSTSGIDGSPTTVSGVLFVPKGTAPQGGWPIASIGHPTVGLDSECAPSSYPGLMGNAGTIAQFLTFGYVVVMTDYQGLGTPGPHPYLDPTTEANDVIDAVRAARAVVPETSDTWVGYGVSQGGQAVWAANEEAAEYGRGLRLVGTMSIAPATDLRPLVDAMQAGTLTVEQKVLVPMVLKGLQVRHPELDLDDYLHGVMARSVDAFIGCEGENSSQRGIIAQGAPASDFMPSSPQAADRLRQWFGADVLPRRPASAPMLVGYGDADPIVLPQWTATAVARACALGDVIDAHVAPGQGHGTLDLGSALFDWVSGRVAGTPPPNTCPPA
- a CDS encoding glycosyltransferase; amino-acid sequence: MPVSRIAIVHERLTEVAGSEHVVEQLALQWPEAEVHTSIARPEGIPGGLTRPPRTTRLDALYHGVLHEKSYAPLMPLMPHAFRHVRFGEVDAVIASHHAFATQAALATTVPVIAYVHSPARWAWDPSLRAGEGGGRAGEAILTMLSVIAKRGETRAAPRLRTIVANSTAVARRITDWWHRDAVVVPPPVDTEGFTPDPSIDREDFFLLAGRLVPYKRPDLAIRAAAAADVPLVVAGDGRSMKQCREVAGPKTTFLGRVAHDELLSLHRRTRALLMPGVEDFGIVPVESMATGTPVIALGQGGAIDSVIPGTTGLHVAFGSDQEIVDGFAAAMRSFDAARFDPVAIRQWAEGFSRANFRRRMQEVVDAAV
- a CDS encoding YveK family protein — its product is MSTVDDPAHRGDVPSIDLAGHFRELGRALLPALVVALVVGGAVFGVRTLLVPKEYGATVVGQITPAQTLVPGDAFVEQMRAPFMGLAQDTNVLNQVLSEVDTGWDVNTLRQHVQLSAGPAPQLLIFTATANSPEVAAQIARSMLVTVAQASFANHARDVSRQADEVQATITAEEARNATLAPDDPAKADSDRQLSDLRAQLTTLQKTGGDQLTILSTPEQDRSPVSPQPVPEALVAALATWIVTAELIVFLRSRVGSKPNRAWARRVAHRYRARFDDDTTADGTLSPVAAAVLAQNQRDGRAVAVLLGDKVASPRSTVAPDGTGSVPHPILRPMSLADEWWQTVDLGRVAAAVVIVTVAGSDRKAAERALRRLHDLGIPTHLVLQPMRRTRHNGSTPPPPPKEAKTSAAQPSLPLDDHAR
- a CDS encoding cellulase family glycosylhydrolase translates to MRTTLLLALVIVLLATGGVAATLLARGVLAEPTTPLCEGASAKGRVGVSDGTDLLDMSDDDLERTLRAAHDAGVWAVRVDVDWSHVEAERGRQDWSRVDRVVHAVRALGMCAHGLLAYAPAWAADPAERPVGSYFAPRPETFATFARATATRYRDEVSVWEIWNEPNTIRFFKPRPDAATYGALLAAAHDAIKAVSPDLTVVSGGLAPAEDNGSDIAPTTFLKGLYRAGANRYFDAFGIHPYTYPALPNDLSTSSWNTALRLRDMHDTMVDGGDPLKRVWITECGAPTGTAKVAVSDAVQADSIRIMLRAARDVAWLGPAFVYSLRDSGTDVSDPEQNFGILRHDLSPKPSYAVVRSFASGAG
- a CDS encoding glycosyltransferase family 4 protein, producing the protein MTDVSTLLFVAQTGQLSGAEKVLLDLVGEALAQGYAAIVACPAGPLVDALPAASTHVPIPALGMGGERSFARLLGAAQLAARWRAAARILAPLARTPGTETIVNSLFALPAVRMARPPRGAGWLVHDTITSTKQRAATRLGAPAVRVAVAVSEATARPLRAFGFPVRVAHNGVRWPVPRLTGADLHDPPVVGMLALLTPWKGHRVLLDAVARLPGVQVELAGGSFPGDVGYVAELHARAARPDLAGRVRFLGHVDACAALRRWDVAVSASISPEAGPLSVLEAMSHGLPVIGTDHGGTTEFLSGGAGFLVPPGDEVALADAIATVLRDDDVRSALSTTARRRVAEHHDLRTTLPAMLRTLLG
- a CDS encoding flippase, which translates into the protein MSEDPAFDGIEAPPDYREVAADPRAAARATLTVLVSRVVVAALGWVGSIIVARSLSADEWGRFSFVFALLGVMAIVTDLGVGRVVLARLIDGDPDEIARTASSFIALRTVLGVVGYALAVGYVVVLGYPGQVVAATALAGLVVVFATPGHALSVLYQSRHRLLLVAVAESLGQVVQLAVTVLAAVFAPTLLIFVLPAVLNEVFRLTAKGIGLRNRSLGLRPSRHLDVRRWGPMLREAIPLAIGLALTIAMMKIDVLMLSLLDTFDAVGQYSVGYKFSDIIDTFSLAAAAPVSTLLVAAWPTKLDVFRQRSRSAAMTFAVAGAICVVAFWPSADPIIRLLYGERFAVAAPAARLLVVGAAVMSLIVLGIFLVTSAGKQRYYPAIALLGLALNVGLNLVLIPRLSYDGAAISTVVTWVVTVVLLWAVIERIMPVKGLLPVAPIAALVVTTAAIAAAGQRVVAVWPWSWPVVSVVAVLALLPFVYVVRMVGRADETSHPDAVSP
- a CDS encoding glycosyltransferase family 4 protein codes for the protein MRSGATRITFGALALRPGGSGVQTYIRELLRELNGLLPDAELSAVVQRDAVGELPRGMAAQTRPVSSGAIRALHGALAGRTCELFHGLDVDLPLATPAFTVATVHDVSVYDMPSASSRFRAFGERRLVAYTLRKADLLLAVSEFTAERIHAISGRTATVVELAPASWARPPSEDDVARTRRKYGLPDRFVIQVGTVEPRKNVHLVADAAESIGLPCVLAGAGSQGPAAPRTAIGLGYIDVADLPSLYAAATVTAYASHYEGYGLPPVEAMACGGAVVASAVGALPQVVSNGAVLVDSAETEDWSKALRTIAFDEAARSELVTNALAVAGALTWRRTAEQTVQAYRDAGVVP
- a CDS encoding O-antigen ligase family protein, yielding MTVLFVGAAVFVALVAVAAMVSIYRRPQRGLLLLAALVPLHGVLAILPLPGFVTAWKEGLLLFVLICAWLRRTRTPHWRRPSLHLPWWPAVALWVVVGSISAVATIGLLGFVAIKVTFFYLLIIAVLWLAPFDDRDRDDLVSVLMGMGALVSFVGIAQIIVGPAFLIRLGYEYGRQVRTSGGFLRTFSTFVNPFPFGLYVMIALLVGGAVALAEPSRRRNLGFLCLSPIMVVAMASSIVRAAILGLVIGMIWLAILRFRALLLPLGLGAVTLAAVFPFVPELSKVFLSSNSLGERGAGWSDVISSILVHPIGRGLGTSGSAADRISTAEGVHIGGVSTNYQPDNYYVKMLLELGPVGLWLVLLWLVVALVWTTRLGRALPGRDGALALGVSASIVAAMAASLVATYFEIFPIDVYFWLLLGVVGCAAAQRGSRLEHSPYGLAVAASKPTSVNSSGS